The following are encoded together in the Proteiniphilum saccharofermentans genome:
- a CDS encoding MFS transporter, producing the protein MNKKNKSNYLFPLLIIGVAFFIIGFGVGINGIMVPILEGAFSLSKGMSYLVLTATFSAFLIFGRPSGVLIKKIGYKKSMVIALLIMALGMLLFIPSANMSATMAGFYMFLVASFIGGIGNTLLQTAVNPYVTICGPIEKAAQRMCFMGIMNKSAWYLGPIFLSLFIDVKNPLMDQAYIPFGLAAGVIILLAILIYFVSLPEVKAVGEEEDTQDADSHNEMLATNKKTSIRQFPHLILGAIALFIYVGVETLPMASAIDFSKAIGLDNPAQYSGIVSLGLVIGYIVSIFLLQVMHQKKALILFTLIALSASFCLVRIPAQQAIYCLGVLGFAHSLMWGTIWALAIDKLGKFTKSGSSILVMAIVGGAILPLVFGFILDAVKMTGMVSEAMDFQKAYWLFIPCYLYILYYAIAGHKAGLKK; encoded by the coding sequence ATGAACAAAAAAAATAAATCCAATTATTTATTCCCGCTCCTGATTATCGGGGTCGCTTTTTTCATTATTGGCTTCGGTGTGGGGATCAATGGTATTATGGTTCCTATCCTTGAAGGGGCTTTTTCTTTGAGCAAAGGAATGTCTTATCTGGTGCTGACGGCTACTTTTTCCGCCTTTTTGATCTTTGGAAGGCCTTCAGGCGTGCTGATAAAGAAGATCGGCTACAAGAAATCCATGGTCATAGCCTTGCTGATCATGGCCCTGGGAATGCTGTTATTTATTCCTTCGGCCAATATGAGCGCTACCATGGCTGGTTTTTACATGTTCCTAGTTGCTTCGTTTATCGGGGGAATAGGAAATACCTTGTTACAGACGGCTGTCAACCCGTATGTTACTATTTGCGGGCCCATAGAAAAGGCTGCACAACGCATGTGTTTTATGGGAATCATGAACAAATCGGCATGGTATCTTGGCCCTATTTTCCTCAGCTTGTTCATTGATGTGAAAAATCCGCTAATGGATCAGGCCTACATTCCTTTCGGACTTGCTGCGGGAGTGATCATCCTTCTGGCAATCCTTATTTATTTCGTCTCCCTGCCTGAAGTGAAAGCCGTTGGAGAAGAAGAGGATACGCAAGACGCAGACAGCCACAATGAAATGCTTGCGACAAATAAGAAAACAAGTATCCGGCAGTTTCCGCACCTAATTCTGGGCGCTATCGCATTATTTATTTACGTAGGTGTGGAAACTCTTCCCATGGCGTCGGCGATTGATTTTTCCAAGGCTATCGGTCTTGATAATCCGGCGCAGTATTCGGGTATTGTTTCCTTAGGATTGGTGATCGGATATATTGTCAGTATCTTTCTCTTACAAGTGATGCATCAAAAAAAGGCATTGATCTTGTTTACCCTGATCGCCTTGTCCGCATCATTTTGTCTTGTCCGGATTCCCGCGCAACAGGCAATCTACTGTCTGGGAGTATTGGGATTTGCCCATTCCCTGATGTGGGGTACGATCTGGGCATTGGCCATCGATAAGTTGGGAAAATTCACCAAATCGGGGTCATCCATATTGGTGATGGCTATTGTGGGAGGGGCCATTCTTCCTCTGGTGTTCGGATTTATCCTCGATGCCGTTAAGATGACAGGCATGGTGAGTGAAGCAATGGATTTTCAGAAAGCTTACTGGTTATTTATCCCCTGCTATCTGTATATTCTTTATTATGCGATAGCCGGGCATAAAGCGGGACTAAAAAAATAA
- a CDS encoding N-acetylmuramic acid 6-phosphate etherase — MVRLTEQPSRYDDLEKKTVDELIRNINTENKIVALAIEKVLPEIGKLISAIERQLKNGGRMFYLGCGSGGRLAVLDVIELPNTYGIEKGIINVILAGGVQNLVFALEEKEDDEIEGWNSLQKENISPKDIVIGISASGITPFVLAALKKCRENGIPCGSIVNNPNSLISQYSDFPIEVITGPEFVTGSTRMKCGTAQKMIFDMISTTVLIRLGRVEGNRMVNARLINNKVVDRSVRMLMERNPQITDYEFAKEVIKKCGNVKKSEQYLKEQGWLSS; from the coding sequence ATGGTCAGATTAACAGAACAACCATCCAGATATGATGATCTGGAAAAGAAAACGGTAGATGAACTAATCCGGAATATCAATACCGAAAACAAAATCGTGGCCTTGGCCATCGAAAAAGTTTTACCGGAAATAGGGAAATTGATAAGTGCCATCGAGCGGCAATTAAAAAACGGGGGCAGGATGTTTTATCTGGGATGTGGGTCCGGAGGACGGCTGGCCGTACTCGACGTCATTGAACTACCCAATACTTATGGGATAGAAAAAGGGATCATAAATGTGATTCTTGCCGGGGGAGTACAAAATCTCGTCTTCGCCCTCGAAGAAAAAGAAGATGATGAGATAGAAGGCTGGAATTCCCTGCAAAAAGAAAATATATCTCCCAAGGATATCGTAATAGGCATATCTGCCAGCGGAATAACTCCTTTTGTATTGGCCGCTTTAAAAAAATGCCGTGAAAACGGTATTCCTTGCGGTTCGATCGTCAACAATCCGAACTCACTCATTTCGCAATACTCCGATTTCCCAATCGAAGTGATTACCGGACCTGAATTTGTTACAGGAAGTACCCGAATGAAATGCGGAACGGCACAGAAAATGATCTTCGACATGATCAGCACTACAGTATTGATACGATTGGGAAGAGTAGAAGGAAACCGTATGGTAAATGCCCGGTTGATCAATAATAAAGTAGTGGATCGTTCCGTTCGAATGCTCATGGAACGTAACCCACAAATCACCGATTACGAATTTGCCAAAGAAGTCATTAAAAAATGCGGCAATGTAAAAAAGTCAGAACAATACCTTAAAGAACAAGGATGGTTATCTTCCTGA
- a CDS encoding family 10 glycosylhydrolase: MKKFITRYSIVLLLCLSFSLVYSGCNREKTEPAGFPQGVWMWGNALSDEDVQTVVNKLVENNIHQVYFLVKGTAGKKTSAEKLTEFITQAHAEKIKVHLWYIISDDDVYMAANPQAGIYHCPNPSVNTRPYPMNNNKVNLLYPPYKEYVLDNIRYFLTNFNCDGIHLDCIRYSHFVYSFDPYSLQKAASLGCDTIRLLGFFDTEPNYTNYVTNNGFVNLYVDGDPDVVKWVEMRKDVVYDYIEAIRETIEQIKPDLELNAAFMPEGATDPAYSDVFYAQNYKLHSTILDMISPMAYFKSFGKSTDWLQTITEGAKGLVDPQCKIYSGVQAFDGVTAEQLKEQIQYSFDGGAEGIIVFRYGTITDDSWKAIKEE, from the coding sequence ATGAAAAAGTTTATAACAAGATATAGTATCGTATTGCTCTTGTGTTTGAGTTTTTCTTTGGTATATTCAGGTTGTAACCGGGAAAAAACCGAACCTGCCGGGTTTCCACAAGGAGTATGGATGTGGGGAAACGCTTTATCTGATGAGGATGTTCAGACAGTTGTAAATAAATTGGTTGAAAACAATATTCACCAAGTTTACTTTTTAGTCAAGGGCACCGCCGGTAAAAAAACTTCCGCCGAAAAATTGACTGAATTCATCACACAAGCACATGCCGAGAAAATAAAGGTTCATCTCTGGTATATAATCAGTGACGATGATGTCTATATGGCTGCAAATCCTCAGGCAGGCATTTATCATTGTCCAAACCCCTCTGTAAATACCAGACCATATCCCATGAATAACAACAAAGTCAATCTTCTTTATCCGCCATACAAAGAATATGTATTGGATAACATCCGGTATTTTCTGACCAATTTCAATTGTGACGGAATCCATCTCGATTGCATTCGATATAGCCACTTTGTTTATTCATTCGATCCCTATTCCCTTCAAAAAGCCGCGTCCTTAGGTTGTGATACGATCCGTTTATTGGGTTTCTTTGATACGGAGCCCAATTATACAAACTATGTCACGAATAATGGTTTTGTGAATCTGTATGTCGACGGGGATCCGGATGTGGTTAAATGGGTGGAGATGAGAAAAGATGTAGTCTATGACTATATCGAGGCGATCAGGGAAACCATAGAACAGATTAAGCCCGACCTTGAGTTAAATGCGGCTTTCATGCCCGAAGGAGCAACAGATCCGGCATATTCGGATGTTTTTTATGCCCAGAACTACAAGCTTCATTCCACTATTCTGGATATGATCAGCCCGATGGCGTATTTTAAGTCTTTTGGAAAGTCCACCGATTGGCTACAGACCATAACGGAAGGAGCAAAAGGTCTTGTCGATCCACAATGTAAAATTTATTCCGGCGTCCAGGCTTTTGACGGGGTTACTGCCGAACAACTGAAAGAACAGATCCAATATTCATTCGACGGAGGTGCTGAAGGAATCATCGTGTTCAGATACGGGACCATCACGGATGATAGTTGGAAAGCGATAAAAGAAGAATAG
- a CDS encoding DegT/DnrJ/EryC1/StrS family aminotransferase, translating to MKTINRRKFLQTSAIAGAGLTLMPNLTFARNSSSNNKPVLLGGKKNTFGFSRWPVYDQTEEKALLDVLHSNKWGRLDGSVTAAFEEAYAKQIGVHHTLAVSSGTSALYTMLGILDVGPGDEVILPVYTFVASYNVVVLNYALPILIDTDPETFQIDADKIEPAITNQTKLIMPVHIGGSPADMDRILDIGRNHNLPIIEDACQAHLAEWKGKKVGSLGLGGAFSFQSTKNLNCAEGGAITSNDEGFIRKCYGFHNQGQGGTSTSYTTGEGTRGTNLRLTEFQANLLLAQMTRLAQQVKRRSENATYLTNLLNEIPGIIPAKLYKGTTNSAYHLYMFRYDKTKFQNLSRKRFIEALSAEGIPCSSGYGQMNSSAYVQGLAGNKHYLKIYGKKGMQEWLERIQCPQNDTLTGEESVWFTQTTLLGGRSDMEKIAEAVRRVQKYAKELKK from the coding sequence ATGAAAACGATCAACAGAAGAAAATTCCTTCAAACTTCGGCGATAGCCGGAGCCGGTTTAACTTTGATGCCCAATCTTACCTTTGCAAGAAATAGCAGCAGCAATAATAAACCCGTTTTATTAGGAGGGAAGAAAAACACCTTTGGATTCTCCCGTTGGCCTGTTTATGACCAAACGGAAGAAAAAGCATTATTAGACGTCCTGCACAGCAATAAATGGGGGCGTCTGGACGGAAGCGTGACAGCTGCCTTTGAAGAGGCTTATGCAAAACAGATCGGCGTCCATCATACGCTTGCCGTATCCAGCGGGACCAGTGCACTTTACACTATGTTGGGAATATTGGATGTGGGTCCCGGTGATGAGGTGATCCTTCCTGTATATACTTTTGTGGCTTCTTATAACGTAGTGGTTCTCAACTATGCACTACCTATTCTGATTGATACGGATCCGGAAACTTTTCAGATCGATGCGGATAAAATTGAACCTGCCATCACTAATCAAACAAAATTAATCATGCCGGTACATATCGGAGGGTCTCCTGCTGACATGGACAGGATATTGGATATCGGTCGTAACCATAATTTGCCGATTATTGAGGATGCCTGTCAGGCACATCTGGCAGAATGGAAAGGGAAGAAGGTCGGATCTTTAGGATTAGGCGGGGCTTTCAGTTTTCAATCTACTAAAAATCTGAATTGTGCCGAAGGCGGCGCGATAACCAGTAATGATGAAGGATTTATTCGTAAATGTTATGGTTTTCATAACCAGGGACAAGGAGGTACATCTACTTCTTACACTACCGGAGAGGGAACAAGGGGTACCAATCTCCGCCTCACCGAATTTCAGGCAAATTTATTGTTGGCGCAGATGACAAGATTAGCGCAGCAAGTGAAAAGAAGAAGTGAAAATGCAACTTATCTGACGAATTTATTAAATGAAATACCGGGTATTATTCCGGCTAAACTATATAAGGGAACGACCAACAGTGCTTATCACCTGTACATGTTCCGCTATGATAAGACCAAATTTCAAAATCTGAGTCGGAAGCGATTTATAGAAGCATTGTCTGCCGAGGGTATTCCATGCAGTAGCGGATACGGACAAATGAATAGTAGCGCATATGTGCAAGGTCTCGCCGGAAACAAACATTACCTGAAGATTTATGGAAAGAAAGGCATGCAAGAGTGGTTAGAGCGTATCCAATGCCCGCAGAACGATACATTAACCGGGGAAGAGTCGGTGTGGTTTACACAAACTACATTGCTCGGCGGTCGTTCCGATATGGAAAAGATAGCAGAAGCCGTCAGACGTGTTCAGAAATACGCAAAAGAATTAAAGAAATAA
- the rsfS gene encoding ribosome silencing factor, which produces MTEKNELLQSIIEGIQEKKGKNICTIHLKGMTGAVCDYFVICEGNTPTQVSALADSIDEIVKKNTKEDPIRVHGQQLAEWIAMDYGDIIVHIFLPELRNFYNIDNLWEDANSERIPSID; this is translated from the coding sequence ATGACAGAAAAAAACGAACTCTTACAAAGTATTATTGAAGGAATTCAGGAGAAGAAAGGAAAAAACATTTGTACTATCCACTTAAAAGGCATGACGGGTGCTGTATGTGATTATTTTGTAATTTGTGAAGGCAATACACCCACCCAGGTATCGGCCTTAGCCGATTCAATAGATGAGATTGTGAAGAAAAACACCAAAGAAGATCCTATCCGTGTGCATGGGCAACAGCTTGCTGAATGGATTGCAATGGATTATGGTGATATAATTGTACATATATTCCTACCCGAACTCCGCAATTTCTACAATATCGACAACCTTTGGGAAGATGCCAATTCAGAACGTATTCCATCCATAGATTAA
- a CDS encoding 3-keto-disaccharide hydrolase: MSMIMVMTGCTGEAKHNTLTQQEIADGWELLFDGTTLNGWRDYNGEELTAPWFAEDGMIQAKGEGADEHGYIVTEKTYENFELVWDWKIADGGNSGVLYHVVEHPKFAVPYVTGPEYQLIDDLGFPEPLEDWQKTAADYAMHTTDPEKTIIKPAGEWNTSKIVFDNGHVEHWLNGEKVIEFEAWTEDWFVRKHSGKWENAPEYGLARKGVICLQDHGSAAWFRNVKIKELPRKTKEVNLFNGTDLHGWEVYGTEKWYVQDGLLVCESGPDKQYGYLATREYYDDFDLTVEFKQEADGNSGVFIRSFVEPGAIVNGWQVEVAPKGHDTGGIYESYGRGWLVQIPDEKEEILKEGEWNTLRILVKGDNVKTFLNGEEMVDLTDEKIGKAQGRIALQIHDGGGIKVLWKNLQLKTL, encoded by the coding sequence ATGAGTATGATTATGGTAATGACAGGTTGTACAGGCGAAGCAAAGCACAACACGCTGACGCAACAGGAGATTGCCGACGGATGGGAACTGCTGTTCGACGGCACTACACTCAATGGGTGGCGCGATTACAATGGCGAGGAACTGACTGCTCCCTGGTTTGCTGAAGACGGCATGATACAGGCCAAGGGCGAAGGCGCCGATGAACACGGTTACATCGTTACCGAAAAAACGTATGAAAATTTCGAACTGGTATGGGACTGGAAAATTGCTGACGGCGGTAACAGCGGCGTGCTGTACCACGTGGTAGAACATCCGAAGTTTGCTGTTCCTTATGTGACCGGCCCGGAATACCAATTGATCGATGATCTCGGATTTCCCGAACCGTTAGAAGATTGGCAGAAAACAGCGGCCGATTATGCCATGCATACCACCGATCCGGAAAAGACCATTATCAAACCGGCAGGAGAATGGAATACCTCCAAAATCGTTTTCGATAACGGTCATGTGGAACATTGGCTGAACGGTGAGAAGGTGATTGAGTTTGAGGCCTGGACGGAGGATTGGTTTGTGCGCAAGCACAGCGGCAAATGGGAAAATGCCCCTGAATACGGATTGGCGCGAAAAGGTGTGATCTGCCTGCAAGACCATGGTTCGGCTGCATGGTTCCGCAATGTAAAGATCAAAGAACTACCCCGTAAAACCAAAGAGGTGAACCTGTTCAACGGAACAGACCTACACGGATGGGAAGTCTATGGAACCGAAAAATGGTATGTACAGGATGGTCTTTTGGTGTGCGAAAGCGGCCCGGACAAACAGTACGGGTATCTTGCCACACGTGAATACTACGATGACTTTGACCTGACCGTCGAATTCAAACAGGAAGCTGACGGTAATTCCGGTGTCTTCATCCGCTCATTCGTGGAACCGGGCGCTATTGTAAATGGCTGGCAGGTGGAAGTGGCTCCCAAAGGGCATGACACCGGTGGCATCTATGAGTCCTACGGACGTGGATGGCTGGTACAGATTCCCGATGAAAAGGAAGAAATATTAAAAGAGGGCGAGTGGAATACCTTACGTATCCTGGTAAAAGGTGACAATGTAAAGACTTTCCTGAATGGAGAAGAGATGGTTGACCTGACCGACGAGAAGATAGGCAAGGCACAAGGACGTATCGCTTTGCAAATCCATGACGGAGGAGGTATTAAAGTGCTTTGGAAAAATCTCCAGCTAAAAACATTGTAA
- a CDS encoding N-acetylglucosamine kinase: protein MILIADSGSSKTSWTLVKEQQIVFRFESEGYNPCYNDPEEITGSLRKSLPMEYDWNKIELVAFYGAGCYEDKYAVIENALRPLFSKARFDVAMDLMASARALLGHDPGFAAILGTGTNSCLYDGKRITHNVDSMGFLLGDEGSGAYMGKRLIKDFIRGHMPDDIRGIFYDTYRLSPDELIDRVYANPMPNRYCASFARFLSGEQVSGHTYIENVKRDCFRDFFRNIVVYYPDYSGYLFNCVGSIGWVFMDTLTTVAEEFGMKTGKIIQSPMEGLIAFHQV from the coding sequence ATGATATTAATAGCCGATAGCGGATCCAGCAAAACCAGCTGGACATTAGTTAAAGAACAGCAGATTGTCTTTCGGTTCGAAAGTGAAGGATACAACCCGTGTTACAATGATCCTGAGGAAATTACCGGTTCCCTTCGCAAAAGTTTGCCCATGGAATATGACTGGAATAAGATCGAATTAGTTGCTTTTTACGGGGCAGGCTGTTATGAAGATAAATACGCGGTAATTGAAAATGCCCTGCGTCCCTTATTTTCCAAAGCCCGGTTTGATGTGGCCATGGACCTGATGGCTTCGGCACGGGCACTCTTGGGACATGATCCCGGATTTGCCGCCATTCTGGGGACAGGTACGAACTCATGTCTTTACGACGGAAAAAGAATTACACATAACGTCGACTCGATGGGCTTCCTTCTTGGCGATGAAGGAAGCGGGGCATATATGGGCAAACGTCTTATAAAAGACTTTATCCGTGGACATATGCCGGATGATATCAGAGGGATTTTCTACGATACGTACCGGCTGTCACCCGATGAACTGATCGACCGCGTCTACGCTAATCCCATGCCGAACCGTTATTGTGCGTCTTTCGCCCGGTTTCTGAGCGGGGAGCAGGTATCCGGACATACGTATATTGAAAATGTGAAACGGGACTGCTTCCGTGACTTTTTCAGGAACATTGTCGTGTATTACCCGGATTATTCCGGGTACCTGTTTAACTGTGTAGGCAGTATCGGCTGGGTATTCATGGATACCCTGACGACTGTGGCGGAAGAGTTCGGGATGAAAACGGGAAAGATCATCCAAAGTCCTATGGAAGGCCTTATTGCTTTTCATCAAGTTTAG
- the ftsH gene encoding ATP-dependent zinc metalloprotease FtsH — protein sequence MNNTNKENKQDKQPTLRPKIGGNNNPKRPFNPYWIYAVVLALLMGMWFFGQDTTVKEVKWSEFQEYVRDNRVKSVVVYSNKETAEAIVREESVNYVFGDDAGKSMRTPLILIKIPSTDAISEFIDNVKAEKNYDIEVRFDTTSELWGILLTFAPFLLLIVFWVWMMRRMQGGAGAGGGVFNVGKSKAQLFDKDSSQKVTFKDVAGLSEAKEEVQEIVEFLKNPNNYTNLGGKIPKGALLVGPPGTGKTLLAKAVAGEANVPFFSISGSDFVEMFVGVGASRVRDLFRQAKEKAPCIVFIDEIDAVGRARGKNNNFGSNDERENTLNQLLTEMDGFGSNSGVIILAATNRADVLDKALLRAGRFDRQIYVELPDLNDRKEIFKVHLRPIKIDESVDVEFLARQTPGFSGADIANVCNEAALIAARKKKKFVEKEDFMNAVDRIVGGLEKKNKIITQNEKKSIAIHEAGHATLSWFLEHANPLVKVTIVPRGKALGAAWYLPEERQITTKEQMLDEMCALLGGRAAEEIFIGSISSGAMNDLERVTKQAYAMITYMGMSEKLPNLSYYDSSGQEYTFSKPYSDETAKLIDNEVKAMINQQYERAKQILTDKAGGHNQLAGILLEREIIYSDDLEKIFGKRPWISRSQEILENEKGSSSGIQLPPKPHGSGDHIFIDTDEKIPFPDSSQENKERADENSEE from the coding sequence ATGAACAATACGAACAAAGAAAATAAACAGGATAAACAACCTACCCTGCGACCTAAGATAGGTGGCAATAATAATCCCAAGAGACCATTCAATCCTTACTGGATTTATGCCGTAGTACTGGCATTACTCATGGGAATGTGGTTTTTCGGACAAGATACTACTGTAAAAGAGGTAAAATGGTCGGAGTTTCAGGAATATGTGAGAGACAACCGGGTGAAGAGCGTAGTGGTGTACAGCAACAAAGAGACTGCGGAAGCAATCGTCCGAGAGGAGTCTGTAAATTATGTTTTCGGAGATGATGCCGGTAAATCAATGAGAACGCCTCTGATTCTGATAAAGATTCCTTCGACGGATGCCATATCTGAATTTATAGATAATGTAAAGGCCGAAAAAAACTATGACATTGAAGTACGCTTCGACACAACATCGGAACTCTGGGGCATATTACTTACTTTTGCTCCTTTTCTTTTGCTCATCGTATTTTGGGTATGGATGATGCGCAGGATGCAGGGTGGAGCCGGCGCCGGTGGAGGTGTTTTCAATGTAGGCAAATCAAAAGCCCAACTGTTCGACAAGGACTCCAGCCAGAAAGTGACTTTCAAGGATGTCGCCGGGTTATCCGAAGCCAAGGAGGAGGTACAGGAAATTGTAGAGTTCCTGAAGAATCCCAATAATTACACCAATCTTGGGGGAAAGATACCCAAGGGTGCATTATTGGTCGGTCCTCCCGGAACCGGAAAGACATTGCTGGCAAAAGCGGTAGCAGGTGAAGCGAACGTTCCCTTCTTTTCCATCTCCGGATCTGATTTTGTGGAGATGTTTGTGGGTGTGGGTGCATCCCGCGTAAGAGACCTTTTCCGCCAGGCAAAAGAGAAAGCGCCCTGTATCGTATTTATCGACGAGATTGATGCCGTAGGCCGTGCCCGTGGAAAAAACAATAATTTCGGATCGAATGACGAACGGGAAAACACATTGAACCAACTTCTTACCGAAATGGACGGTTTCGGATCAAACAGCGGGGTAATCATCCTCGCGGCGACTAACCGTGCCGACGTGCTGGACAAAGCGTTGCTGCGTGCAGGCCGTTTCGACAGGCAGATCTACGTGGAGCTTCCCGACCTGAACGACCGGAAGGAGATATTCAAAGTACACCTCCGCCCCATCAAAATAGATGAATCTGTGGATGTCGAATTCCTGGCCCGTCAGACACCCGGATTTTCCGGTGCCGATATAGCCAACGTCTGCAATGAAGCAGCACTGATCGCTGCCCGAAAGAAAAAGAAATTCGTGGAGAAAGAAGACTTCATGAACGCGGTCGACCGTATTGTGGGTGGACTGGAAAAGAAGAATAAGATCATCACCCAGAATGAGAAAAAATCCATTGCCATCCATGAGGCCGGACACGCCACGCTAAGCTGGTTCCTGGAACATGCCAACCCGTTGGTGAAGGTGACTATCGTGCCCCGTGGGAAAGCACTGGGAGCAGCCTGGTACCTGCCGGAAGAACGGCAGATCACGACCAAAGAGCAGATGCTCGATGAGATGTGTGCTCTCCTCGGAGGAAGGGCCGCCGAAGAAATATTTATAGGATCGATCTCCTCCGGGGCAATGAATGATCTGGAGCGCGTGACCAAACAAGCCTACGCCATGATCACCTATATGGGGATGAGCGAAAAACTTCCTAACCTCAGTTACTATGACTCATCGGGACAAGAATACACTTTCTCAAAACCATACAGCGATGAAACGGCCAAGTTGATCGATAACGAAGTGAAAGCAATGATCAACCAGCAATATGAGAGAGCCAAACAAATCCTTACGGATAAAGCGGGAGGGCACAACCAATTGGCCGGCATCCTGCTGGAAAGGGAGATTATCTATTCTGACGACCTGGAAAAAATATTCGGCAAACGTCCCTGGATATCCCGCTCTCAGGAAATCCTCGAGAATGAGAAAGGATCTTCTTCGGGCATACAACTCCCGCCCAAACCTCACGGTTCCGGAGATCATATATTCATAGACACCGATGAGAAGATCCCTTTTCCCGACTCTTCTCAAGAGAATAAGGAAAGAGCGGATGAAAATAGCGAAGAATAG